From the Burkholderia ubonensis genome, one window contains:
- a CDS encoding NAD(P)H-dependent flavin oxidoreductase has product MSARTSFPPLVIRGRSLLPIVQGGMGVGVSAHRLAGSVAREGALGTIASIDLRHHHADLLARCRAQPDRATLEAANLEALAREIRLAKTYGEGRGMIAVNVMKAVRAHADYVRVACDEGADAIVMGAGLPLDLPDLTHGRDIALVPILSDSRGIALVLKKWMKKGRLPDAIVIEHPAHAGGHLGVTQLDDMHDARFDFARVLDETTQVIASLGLERERIPLIVAGGINSHDAVRDALAAGANGVQIGTPFAVTAEGDAHPNFKRVLADARPDDIVEFVSVTGLPARAVKTPWLERYLRNEARIREKLGALKLRCPAALECLSVCGLRDGIEKFGHFCIDTRLAAALRGDVANGLFFRGREALPFGRAIRSVRDLLDLLLTGSADEPATNRPAFTLA; this is encoded by the coding sequence ATGTCCGCACGCACTTCCTTCCCGCCGCTCGTGATTCGCGGCCGTTCGCTGCTGCCGATCGTGCAAGGCGGCATGGGCGTCGGCGTGTCCGCGCATCGCCTCGCCGGCAGCGTCGCGCGCGAAGGCGCGCTCGGCACGATCGCGAGCATCGACCTGCGGCATCACCATGCGGACCTGCTCGCGCGCTGCCGCGCGCAACCGGACCGCGCCACGCTCGAGGCCGCGAATCTCGAGGCGCTCGCGCGCGAGATCCGGCTCGCGAAAACCTATGGCGAAGGGCGCGGAATGATCGCCGTCAACGTGATGAAGGCGGTCCGCGCGCATGCGGACTACGTGCGCGTCGCTTGCGACGAAGGCGCGGACGCGATCGTGATGGGCGCGGGCCTGCCGCTCGACCTGCCGGACCTGACGCACGGCCGCGACATCGCGCTGGTTCCGATCCTGTCGGACAGCCGCGGCATCGCGCTCGTGCTGAAGAAGTGGATGAAGAAGGGCCGGCTGCCGGATGCGATCGTGATCGAGCATCCCGCGCACGCGGGCGGCCATCTCGGCGTCACGCAGCTCGACGACATGCACGACGCGCGCTTCGATTTCGCGCGCGTGCTCGACGAGACCACGCAGGTGATCGCGTCGCTCGGCCTCGAGCGCGAGCGCATTCCGCTGATCGTCGCCGGCGGGATCAACAGCCACGACGCGGTGCGCGACGCGCTGGCCGCCGGCGCGAACGGCGTGCAGATCGGCACGCCGTTCGCAGTCACCGCGGAAGGCGACGCCCATCCGAATTTCAAGCGCGTGCTCGCCGACGCGCGCCCCGACGACATCGTCGAGTTCGTCAGCGTGACGGGCCTGCCGGCGCGCGCGGTGAAGACGCCGTGGCTCGAGCGCTACCTGCGCAACGAGGCGCGCATACGCGAGAAGCTCGGCGCGCTGAAGCTGCGCTGCCCGGCCGCGCTCGAATGCCTGAGCGTGTGCGGGCTGCGCGACGGCATCGAGAAGTTCGGGCACTTCTGCATCGATACGCGCCTCGCGGCCGCGTTGCGCGGCGACGTCGCGAACGGGCTGTTCTTCCGCGGCCGCGAAGCGCTGCCGTTCGGCCGTGCGATCCGCAGCGTGCGCGATCTGCTCGACCTGCTGCTCACGGGCAGCGCGGACGAGCCTGCGACAAACCGTCCAGCGTTTACGCTGGCTTGA
- a CDS encoding OmpW/AlkL family protein, with amino-acid sequence MHKTIQKFVIAAACAAGLAAMPAVSHAASQGDGIYQGDFLARLRAISIQPNERGSDTLGAINVGVKNAIVPELDFTYMIRDYLGVELILGTSRHQMTSNLGNLGGVNVLPPTLLLQYHFNHAGKVRPYVGAGLNYTYFYNNGLNVGGQGVSIEKSSFGPALQFGVDVQVTKKVFVNVDVKKIWMSTDATLGDKPIGTLHIDPLIVGVGVGMKF; translated from the coding sequence ATGCATAAAACGATTCAAAAATTTGTTATCGCCGCGGCATGCGCCGCGGGTCTTGCAGCGATGCCGGCGGTGTCGCACGCAGCATCGCAGGGCGACGGCATTTACCAGGGCGATTTTCTGGCCCGCCTGCGCGCGATCAGCATTCAGCCGAACGAGCGCGGCAGCGACACGCTGGGCGCGATCAACGTCGGCGTGAAGAACGCGATCGTGCCGGAGCTCGATTTCACGTACATGATCCGCGACTACCTGGGCGTCGAGCTGATTCTCGGCACGTCGCGGCACCAGATGACGTCGAACCTCGGCAACCTCGGCGGCGTGAACGTGCTGCCGCCGACGCTGCTGCTGCAGTACCACTTCAACCATGCCGGCAAGGTGCGTCCGTATGTCGGCGCGGGCCTGAACTACACGTACTTCTACAACAACGGGCTCAACGTCGGCGGGCAGGGCGTGTCGATCGAAAAGAGCAGCTTCGGCCCGGCGCTGCAGTTCGGCGTCGACGTGCAGGTGACGAAGAAGGTGTTCGTCAACGTCGACGTGAAGAAGATCTGGATGAGCACCGACGCGACGCTCGGCGACAAGCCGATCGGCACGCTGCACATCGATCCGCTGATCGTCGGCGTGGGCGTCGGGATGAAGTTCTAA